In the Dethiosulfovibrio peptidovorans genome, one interval contains:
- a CDS encoding lipoate--protein ligase produces the protein MTTHCIVHRDTDPFFNLAMEEVLFDRSSQTADGYILLWRNRPTVVVGRFQNTVGEVNARFLKEHGVSVVRRTTGGGAVYHDLGNLNYTFILPVRDRDSKGLDFALYTRPLLEYLESIGVHAELTGRNDLTIEGKKFSGNAQHVSRDTMLHHGTILFNTCLEDVASSLSVDPEKFRSKGVTSVRSRVTNVAPHLPKPMSMEDFIDGLMEFFAAPFGGFIRGLSDEETEVIQTLRDEKYATWDWVWGNSPPFSLSAERRFEKGKIQLYLDVRDGIIGDVAIRGDFFSEADPQQVEKALKGVSYRRNSVEKALASVAVSRHLLGISPEDLIDLVME, from the coding sequence ATGACGACCCATTGCATCGTCCATCGTGATACTGATCCGTTTTTCAACTTAGCAATGGAGGAGGTTCTCTTTGATCGATCCAGCCAAACGGCGGACGGCTATATACTTCTGTGGCGGAACCGCCCCACCGTGGTGGTCGGGCGGTTTCAGAACACTGTCGGCGAGGTGAACGCTCGTTTTTTGAAAGAACACGGTGTATCGGTCGTTCGTCGGACTACTGGCGGCGGTGCCGTCTACCACGACCTGGGAAATTTAAACTATACCTTTATACTGCCCGTTCGGGATCGGGATTCCAAGGGACTTGATTTCGCCCTGTACACCAGGCCACTCCTGGAGTACCTGGAGAGCATTGGGGTTCATGCCGAGCTTACCGGACGAAACGACCTGACCATCGAAGGCAAAAAATTCTCGGGCAACGCCCAACACGTCAGCCGGGACACCATGCTCCACCACGGTACTATCCTCTTCAATACATGTCTGGAGGACGTGGCGTCGTCCCTGTCGGTGGACCCGGAAAAATTTCGGTCCAAGGGCGTTACCTCGGTACGCAGCCGAGTGACGAACGTAGCTCCACATCTCCCCAAGCCCATGAGTATGGAGGACTTTATCGATGGCCTCATGGAGTTCTTTGCCGCTCCCTTTGGCGGTTTCATCCGGGGGTTATCCGATGAGGAAACCGAAGTGATTCAGACTCTTCGTGATGAGAAATACGCCACCTGGGACTGGGTGTGGGGGAACTCACCGCCCTTCTCTCTCTCGGCAGAGCGCCGCTTCGAAAAGGGCAAAATACAGCTTTATCTGGACGTTCGAGACGGCATCATCGGTGACGTTGCCATCCGAGGCGATTTCTTCAGTGAAGCAGATCCGCAACAGGTGGAGAAAGCCTTAAAGGGCGTCTCATACCGAAGGAACTCTGTGGAGAAGGCCCTGGCCTCGGTCGCTGTGAGTCGACATCTGTTGGGAATCTCACCGGAGGACCTGATCGACCTGGTGATGGAGTGA
- a CDS encoding alpha/beta hydrolase, producing the protein MSHPPRSVLVDDVSLACSVSGEGPPLLLIMGFGGTMDMWGFPFLSRLMKKFTVISFDHRGMGESSLGIRVPSIERFASDAAGLLDGLGVKKAHVLGWSMGGYVAQELALCRPNLVRRLVLYGTCCDHQTAVSVRREAFDLITDLSVSDRRRTEIALHTLFPDRWLEKRPRFARAFLSHPMTACSKYSDGVAAQVRALESWSGCCSRLRTMDIPTLVVAGEQDRLIPPELARATAAVLRRGRYRPFPDGGHGLVYQYPEELARVVEGFLTAPRGVNFM; encoded by the coding sequence ATGTCTCATCCTCCCCGGAGTGTTCTGGTGGACGATGTCTCTCTGGCTTGTTCCGTCTCAGGGGAGGGGCCCCCTCTGCTCTTAATCATGGGCTTTGGGGGTACCATGGATATGTGGGGCTTCCCCTTTCTGTCTCGCCTCATGAAGAAATTCACGGTGATTTCCTTCGATCATCGGGGAATGGGAGAAAGCTCCCTGGGAATCCGAGTGCCCTCTATCGAGAGATTCGCCTCCGACGCGGCCGGACTTCTGGATGGTCTGGGAGTGAAAAAAGCCCACGTTCTGGGGTGGTCCATGGGGGGCTACGTGGCTCAGGAACTGGCGCTGTGTCGTCCTAACCTGGTGCGGCGTCTTGTTCTCTACGGCACGTGCTGCGACCATCAGACAGCTGTATCGGTCCGTCGCGAAGCTTTCGATCTGATCACAGACCTGTCGGTATCGGACCGTCGACGGACCGAGATCGCCCTTCATACCCTGTTCCCCGATCGGTGGCTGGAGAAACGTCCTCGCTTTGCCCGGGCATTTTTATCTCATCCTATGACTGCCTGTTCCAAGTATTCAGACGGGGTTGCCGCCCAGGTTCGGGCTCTGGAGTCCTGGTCAGGGTGTTGCTCTCGTCTGAGGACGATGGACATACCCACCCTGGTGGTTGCTGGCGAGCAGGACAGGCTTATCCCGCCGGAGCTTGCCCGAGCCACGGCGGCAGTCCTCCGCCGGGGACGGTATCGTCCTTTCCCTGACGGAGGACATGGACTGGTTTACCAGTATCCTGAGGAACTGGCCCGAGTGGTGGAGGGCTTTCTGACGGCACCGAGAGGCGTCAACTTCATGTAA
- a CDS encoding pantoate--beta-alanine ligase translates to MRIVRSIQSMKAFSESCRADGRSVGLVPTMGYLHDGHMSLVRASREENDVTVVSIFVNPIQFGLGEDLDRYPRDEARDLTLLEAGRVDCLFAPPAEEMFPSDHSVTVDESSISLPMCGASRPGHFQGVCTVVLKLVNVVRPHRVYFGMKDYQQLQVVRRMVRDLNVPVEIRPCPLLRELDGLALSSRNAYLSPEERRSALSLSQALFKAKKTFEAGERSARVLVDSCLAVLAQEASLRPEYVELRDALDLSPVEQIDSPVVLAMAVRVGTTRLIDNVVLG, encoded by the coding sequence GTGAGAATCGTTCGCTCTATCCAGTCGATGAAGGCTTTTTCGGAGAGCTGCCGTGCCGACGGACGAAGCGTGGGACTCGTCCCCACGATGGGCTATCTCCACGACGGACACATGTCCCTCGTCCGTGCCAGTCGGGAGGAAAACGACGTCACGGTGGTGTCCATCTTCGTGAACCCGATCCAGTTCGGCCTTGGAGAGGATCTGGATCGCTATCCCAGGGACGAGGCTCGAGATCTGACTCTTCTGGAGGCGGGGAGAGTGGATTGCCTGTTCGCGCCGCCGGCAGAGGAGATGTTCCCTTCGGATCATTCGGTCACAGTGGACGAGTCGTCTATCAGTCTTCCCATGTGTGGAGCCTCTCGCCCTGGTCACTTTCAGGGTGTCTGCACGGTAGTCCTCAAACTGGTCAATGTGGTGAGGCCCCATCGGGTTTACTTCGGCATGAAGGATTATCAGCAGCTTCAGGTCGTTCGTCGCATGGTTCGTGACCTGAACGTCCCGGTGGAGATCCGCCCATGCCCCCTGCTACGGGAGCTCGATGGGCTGGCGTTGAGCAGTCGGAACGCCTATCTCTCTCCAGAGGAACGGCGATCAGCCTTGAGCCTGTCCCAGGCTTTGTTCAAGGCCAAAAAAACCTTCGAAGCCGGTGAGCGTTCTGCCCGGGTTTTGGTCGACTCCTGCCTGGCCGTTTTGGCTCAGGAGGCGTCCCTGCGTCCCGAGTACGTTGAGCTTCGGGACGCTCTGGACCTGTCCCCCGTGGAACAAATTGATAGTCCGGTGGTCTTGGCCATGGCCGTCCGTGTCGGGACGACCAGACTTATCGACAACGTCGTGTTGGGATGA
- a CDS encoding chloramphenicol acetyltransferase encodes MKGPDPDRIQPRKRYAQLVFLKNVIKSPNIEVGDYTYYDDIRGDKPLEFEKNVIHSMQEKLVIGKFCSIGAETVFIMSGGNHRLDNVSTYPFGLMGSGWEIVSYEPELRGDIVVGNDVWIGFRATILGGVTVGDGAVIGAGAVVTADVPPYAVVVGNPARVVRRRFDDETVDMLIRIKWWDWSPEKITQNVGILASPSVERLSRFL; translated from the coding sequence ATGAAGGGACCGGACCCCGACAGGATTCAGCCTCGAAAGAGGTATGCTCAGCTGGTCTTCTTGAAAAACGTGATCAAGAGCCCAAATATCGAGGTAGGGGACTACACGTATTACGACGACATCCGGGGGGATAAACCTCTGGAGTTTGAGAAAAACGTCATCCACTCTATGCAGGAAAAACTCGTCATCGGCAAATTCTGCTCCATAGGAGCGGAGACGGTCTTCATCATGAGCGGGGGAAACCACCGTCTGGACAACGTGAGCACCTACCCCTTCGGCCTCATGGGCAGCGGTTGGGAGATCGTTTCCTATGAGCCCGAGCTTCGGGGCGATATCGTCGTGGGCAACGACGTCTGGATCGGCTTTCGGGCCACGATCCTGGGTGGAGTGACCGTCGGCGACGGTGCTGTGATCGGGGCTGGAGCCGTGGTTACTGCTGACGTGCCTCCCTACGCTGTGGTGGTGGGAAACCCCGCCCGGGTTGTGAGGAGGCGCTTCGACGACGAGACCGTGGACATGCTTATCAGGATCAAGTGGTGGGACTGGTCTCCCGAGAAGATCACCCAAAACGTCGGGATTCTGGCATCGCCGTCGGTGGAGCGGCTGAGTCGATTTTTGTAA
- a CDS encoding C4-dicarboxylate ABC transporter substrate-binding protein, with translation MLKKWFVVFAVFMAVSFSVALCPVEASFNKRLKFGVAVSKNSTWYQGAKKFAELINERTEGRFVVDIFPSDQLAAGNIIKGLELLRMGVTDIDMRSTIIYTTVDPKFTVPLMPWILPSYEKADEAMGGKGGEMLFNLVRKNGIEPLAFGESGFRQITNNKHPIVAPEDLAGLKIRVPTIKMYIALFKALKADPTSINFGELFAALQQGTVDGQENPPDVIVSARIQEVQRYMTLWNASYDPIIMSASNKFWKSLSSEEQGVFLNAAQEAMAYQRALAREKNKELIKTFAEKMEITTLTPEQINAFQKKAAPVYEEYKKIIGTELLEAFGYSE, from the coding sequence ATGTTGAAGAAATGGTTTGTTGTTTTTGCGGTATTTATGGCAGTTTCTTTTTCTGTGGCTCTTTGTCCTGTCGAGGCTTCTTTTAATAAGAGGTTGAAGTTTGGCGTGGCTGTTTCCAAGAACTCCACGTGGTACCAAGGGGCCAAAAAGTTCGCAGAGCTTATTAATGAGAGGACGGAAGGAAGATTTGTCGTAGATATTTTCCCGAGCGACCAGTTGGCGGCAGGAAATATCATCAAGGGGTTAGAGCTTCTGCGAATGGGGGTGACGGATATCGACATGCGCTCCACCATCATCTATACCACCGTGGACCCCAAATTTACGGTCCCTCTCATGCCCTGGATTCTACCTTCCTACGAGAAAGCTGATGAGGCCATGGGGGGCAAGGGTGGAGAAATGCTCTTCAATCTCGTTAGGAAAAACGGTATTGAACCTCTTGCCTTTGGAGAATCGGGGTTTCGTCAGATTACGAACAATAAGCACCCTATTGTGGCTCCTGAAGATCTTGCTGGACTCAAGATTCGAGTTCCTACTATAAAAATGTATATAGCGCTCTTTAAGGCTCTGAAAGCTGATCCCACATCCATTAATTTTGGAGAGCTTTTTGCGGCTTTACAGCAGGGAACGGTAGATGGGCAGGAGAATCCTCCAGATGTTATTGTCTCTGCAAGGATACAGGAAGTTCAGAGGTACATGACTCTCTGGAATGCATCGTATGATCCCATCATCATGAGTGCCAGCAACAAGTTCTGGAAATCCCTCTCTTCGGAAGAGCAGGGCGTATTCTTAAATGCTGCGCAGGAAGCTATGGCGTACCAGCGAGCACTTGCCCGTGAGAAAAACAAGGAACTCATAAAAACCTTTGCGGAAAAGATGGAAATCACCACTCTTACGCCCGAGCAGATCAATGCTTTTCAAAAGAAGGCTGCCCCCGTCTATGAGGAATACAAAAAAATTATTGGTACAGAGCTGTTAGAGGCCTTTGGGTATTCTGAGTGA
- a CDS encoding C4-dicarboxylate ABC transporter permease, with product MKWFDRIEEGLLVCSLSVMVIINFGNVLSRYIFHASWSFSEELLVIFFVYNSFLGAALACRRGAHMGFTVLTSVFPEKLKKSFVVFSTVISLILMGVLVLYGAEMVCGQVEYEQRTPALGLPEAVAGFSVPFGALLIAIRMVQACVAELRQIQSFSEK from the coding sequence GTGAAATGGTTTGACCGCATAGAAGAGGGGCTTCTTGTATGTTCTCTTTCTGTTATGGTTATAATTAATTTTGGGAACGTGCTTTCACGGTATATTTTCCACGCCTCATGGTCTTTTTCAGAAGAGTTGCTGGTGATTTTTTTTGTCTATAATAGCTTTTTGGGTGCTGCGCTTGCTTGTCGTCGGGGAGCTCACATGGGTTTTACGGTTCTTACGAGTGTCTTTCCCGAAAAGCTGAAGAAGAGCTTTGTTGTTTTTTCAACGGTTATCAGCCTTATCCTAATGGGGGTGCTTGTCCTTTATGGAGCCGAGATGGTCTGTGGGCAGGTGGAGTATGAACAGAGAACACCTGCTTTAGGGCTTCCCGAAGCTGTGGCAGGTTTTTCCGTTCCTTTCGGAGCTTTGCTAATTGCCATTCGCATGGTTCAGGCCTGCGTTGCGGAGCTTCGTCAAATCCAGAGTTTTTCCGAGAAATGA
- a CDS encoding C4-dicarboxylate ABC transporter permease, which produces MSLGISLFGVFFLLLFAGVPIAIALGMAAVASFFSQGFPLSVLPTVIYASLGKFTLLAIPFFILAGVIMEYAGISKRLVRLADVFVGHVRGGLAVITVIVACFFAAISGSGPATVAAVGTILIPAMINAGYNKGFAASLMAASGNVGIIIPPSIAFVIYGVLAEVSIGRLFMAGIVPGILLGFCLIVVSLLLLRKNKDNLVCREASTWTEKWQAFRDALWGLLAPVIILGGIYGGIVTPTEAAGIAVVYGLFVGVFVYREIRLKDLRRLLVDASMGSAVVMFIIAFASVFAWVLTTSHFARDISEHLLSITTNKVLLLLIINGILLIAGCFIDAASAFYIFLPIMLPVIQKIGVDPIVLGVFMTMNLAVGMTTPPVGLDIFMASNISGVSLKEVSIKVMPFMLASLVAVVLVTFFPCFSLWLPNLMGIK; this is translated from the coding sequence ATGAGTCTCGGGATCAGCCTTTTTGGAGTTTTTTTTCTTCTCCTTTTTGCAGGAGTACCCATAGCGATCGCTCTTGGTATGGCGGCAGTGGCATCGTTTTTTTCCCAGGGATTTCCGCTTTCAGTTCTTCCGACGGTAATCTATGCTTCTCTCGGAAAATTCACGCTTCTCGCTATTCCTTTTTTCATCTTAGCGGGAGTGATTATGGAATATGCGGGAATCTCTAAACGCCTCGTTCGCCTTGCGGATGTTTTCGTAGGACATGTCCGAGGTGGTTTGGCAGTTATTACTGTGATTGTGGCGTGTTTTTTTGCGGCTATTTCCGGCTCTGGCCCTGCCACTGTTGCAGCTGTGGGTACTATTCTAATCCCTGCCATGATAAATGCTGGCTACAATAAGGGGTTTGCAGCTTCCCTTATGGCGGCATCGGGCAATGTGGGTATCATTATTCCTCCTAGCATAGCTTTTGTAATCTATGGTGTATTGGCAGAAGTTTCCATAGGCCGTCTTTTTATGGCAGGCATCGTCCCGGGAATATTGCTCGGATTCTGTCTTATTGTTGTGAGTCTTCTGCTTCTCAGAAAGAACAAAGATAATCTTGTATGTCGCGAGGCTTCCACGTGGACAGAAAAATGGCAGGCTTTTCGAGATGCTCTTTGGGGGTTGTTGGCTCCCGTGATCATCCTCGGAGGAATTTATGGGGGTATCGTAACGCCTACAGAAGCCGCTGGTATTGCTGTAGTCTATGGCCTCTTCGTAGGAGTTTTCGTCTATCGGGAAATCCGCCTGAAAGATTTGAGGAGACTCTTGGTAGATGCTTCTATGGGATCTGCGGTGGTCATGTTCATTATTGCTTTTGCTAGTGTTTTTGCCTGGGTTCTTACAACAAGTCATTTTGCTAGAGATATTTCCGAACATCTTCTCTCCATTACCACGAACAAAGTTCTCCTGTTGCTCATAATAAACGGCATATTACTTATAGCAGGATGTTTTATTGACGCGGCTTCGGCATTTTATATCTTTTTGCCTATCATGTTGCCCGTTATTCAGAAAATTGGAGTTGATCCCATCGTGCTTGGCGTTTTTATGACCATGAACCTTGCGGTGGGAATGACGACACCCCCGGTAGGATTGGATATCTTTATGGCGAGCAATATTTCTGGAGTTTCCCTGAAGGAAGTCTCGATCAAGGTAATGCCTTTTATGCTGGCAAGCCTTGTGGCGGTTGTCCTTGTCACCTTTTTCCCATGTTTTTCACTTTGGTTGCCGAACCTGATGGGAATAAAATAA
- a CDS encoding IclR family transcriptional regulator yields MIRVLDRAVSILDCFTLDSTHLTLKDISEKVALSTSTTSRLLNSLLALQIIKKDKKNKSYYLGPKLYHYGFLAKDNISAVKYAYPLMKQIRDKTKEAVTLYVLENDYRVCYEHVESLLFMSCVVRVGDRFPLWAGAGGKCILAYSDEAYALREIAKAYPITGATITDRDSFLQELTAIRKDGYALSHGEREEGVISVAVPIFEPPHRIFGCLSVAAPTVRFDEQSMRELIPELKDTCSRISMNLGIWEQAK; encoded by the coding sequence TTGATAAGAGTTTTAGATAGAGCCGTTTCAATTTTAGACTGTTTTACCTTGGACTCAACACATCTCACCTTGAAAGACATCTCCGAGAAGGTAGCCCTTTCGACCAGCACGACGTCCAGACTACTGAACTCTCTTCTCGCCCTTCAAATTATTAAAAAAGACAAAAAAAACAAGTCTTATTATCTGGGGCCTAAGCTCTATCATTATGGTTTTCTGGCGAAGGATAATATTTCAGCGGTAAAATATGCCTATCCCCTAATGAAACAAATACGGGACAAAACAAAGGAGGCCGTCACTCTCTATGTGCTTGAGAATGATTATCGAGTATGCTACGAACATGTAGAGAGCCTCCTTTTCATGTCTTGCGTCGTAAGAGTGGGAGACCGTTTCCCCTTGTGGGCAGGAGCAGGAGGAAAATGTATATTGGCCTATTCGGATGAAGCATACGCCCTCAGAGAAATCGCAAAAGCCTACCCCATAACCGGAGCGACCATAACTGATCGAGACTCCTTTCTCCAAGAACTCACAGCCATTCGAAAAGACGGATATGCTCTAAGCCATGGGGAGAGAGAAGAAGGGGTTATATCCGTAGCAGTACCGATATTCGAACCCCCCCACAGGATTTTTGGCTGTCTGTCCGTAGCGGCTCCAACAGTCAGATTCGACGAACAGTCGATGCGGGAACTCATCCCTGAGCTCAAAGACACGTGTTCTAGAATTTCCATGAACTTAGGCATATGGGAGCAAGCTAAGTAA
- a CDS encoding acetohydroxyacid synthase large subunit, which yields MDRDLVAFQLVCFLESRGVEKIFGLCGHTVLGFLDALRESKKIEFISVRHEQIAAHAADGYARAKNKDTPGVLMTHLGPGLTNATTGIAEAGLNSIPLVVIAGDVPSSYYGRHPHQEVNVHSDAAQFEIYKPFVKRAWRVDRAELLPEIMDKAFRLAVTGRPGPVLVSIPMDIFSVELDVKFFNRRYDNIPELPKPSMDVSQAEKIARLLGEAKKPILYAGGGVISSGASQVLTGLAEHLSLPVLYSLMGKGSISDEHPLAVGMTGFWGTSFNNSVAMQADLMMAIGTRLSEADCSSWYRNETFNIPPTKLIHIDINQEEIGRNFKTEIGVICHAKKALEVILEAARKIYPNGVERSGIVTSIAEAKTAYRTSLLEAQKSDQFPMRPERILFDLREVLPKDGYVVADVGWNKNGVGQQFPVYEPGTFVAPGGLCTMGYGASAALGVKVACPNKKVVALVGDGGMGANVSPLATAAEKHIAVVWVVMNNCAFGTIAGLESQHYGHSFGTLFEKDGKPYSPDFAAIARAYGIGGKKIESAEDFKPTLEKALALNEPYLIDVSMENTPVVTAGCWNINDIYTKRGERRSERVWE from the coding sequence GTGGACAGAGATTTGGTAGCCTTTCAGCTGGTTTGTTTTCTTGAGTCCCGTGGGGTAGAAAAAATTTTTGGTTTGTGTGGCCATACGGTGCTTGGCTTTCTTGATGCCTTGAGGGAAAGCAAGAAAATCGAGTTTATATCAGTTCGGCACGAACAAATAGCTGCCCACGCGGCAGATGGGTATGCCAGGGCTAAAAATAAAGACACCCCTGGAGTCCTCATGACCCATTTAGGACCTGGTTTGACCAACGCCACGACTGGCATAGCGGAAGCGGGACTGAACTCCATTCCTCTCGTTGTGATCGCTGGCGATGTTCCCAGCAGCTATTATGGTCGTCATCCTCACCAAGAAGTAAACGTCCACAGCGATGCAGCCCAGTTTGAGATATATAAACCTTTCGTAAAGAGAGCATGGCGTGTCGACCGTGCTGAGCTTCTACCGGAGATCATGGACAAGGCTTTTCGTCTGGCTGTGACCGGTCGTCCTGGTCCGGTTCTCGTGTCGATTCCCATGGATATTTTCTCCGTAGAACTAGACGTTAAATTTTTCAACCGACGTTACGACAACATCCCTGAACTTCCCAAACCCAGTATGGATGTTTCTCAGGCTGAGAAGATAGCTAGACTCCTCGGCGAGGCAAAAAAACCTATCCTGTATGCTGGTGGGGGCGTTATTTCCAGTGGAGCCTCTCAAGTTTTAACTGGTTTGGCAGAACACCTCTCGTTACCTGTACTCTACAGTTTGATGGGTAAAGGATCTATATCGGATGAGCACCCTTTGGCTGTAGGTATGACCGGTTTTTGGGGGACAAGTTTTAATAATTCGGTGGCGATGCAGGCTGATCTTATGATGGCGATCGGGACTCGCCTTTCTGAGGCAGATTGTAGTTCCTGGTATAGAAACGAGACTTTTAACATTCCTCCCACAAAACTCATCCATATAGATATAAATCAAGAAGAGATAGGTCGCAATTTCAAGACCGAGATTGGGGTGATCTGTCATGCTAAGAAGGCCCTTGAGGTAATTCTTGAGGCTGCCAGAAAGATATATCCCAACGGTGTTGAAAGGTCAGGAATAGTGACGTCCATAGCCGAAGCTAAAACTGCCTATCGAACGTCTCTCTTGGAAGCTCAAAAATCTGATCAGTTCCCTATGAGGCCAGAACGTATCTTGTTTGATTTAAGGGAAGTTCTCCCGAAAGATGGCTATGTCGTTGCTGATGTGGGCTGGAATAAAAACGGCGTAGGACAACAATTCCCCGTGTATGAGCCGGGAACGTTTGTTGCTCCCGGGGGCCTGTGTACTATGGGATATGGTGCTTCGGCCGCTCTGGGCGTTAAAGTGGCATGCCCGAATAAAAAAGTGGTCGCGCTTGTCGGTGATGGAGGAATGGGTGCCAATGTCTCTCCTCTTGCTACTGCAGCTGAGAAGCACATTGCGGTTGTGTGGGTTGTCATGAATAACTGTGCTTTTGGTACCATTGCTGGTTTGGAATCTCAGCATTATGGGCATTCCTTTGGCACTCTTTTCGAAAAAGATGGGAAGCCATATTCCCCTGATTTTGCTGCCATAGCGAGGGCTTACGGTATAGGTGGTAAAAAGATCGAGTCAGCTGAGGATTTCAAGCCTACCTTGGAAAAAGCGCTCGCTTTGAACGAACCCTATCTTATCGATGTCAGTATGGAGAATACTCCTGTCGTTACGGCAGGGTGCTGGAATATAAACGATATATACACTAAGAGAGGGGAGCGTCGTTCAGAGAGGGTATGGGAATGA
- the aroD gene encoding type I 3-dehydroquinate dehydratase gives MMDRPMPCNPLKIRNALLGGPVPLMCVPLVGRTREEVMVEVQNLPSVNPDIVELRVDAWESIENVDDSILLLREVRGAVGELPIILTCRGHWEGGIKAVSESVKDSLYSWAISERVVDLVDKELSYGYEKLSEVKSQAESSGVRLIVSYHDFSKTPSVSSIYSRLAGQIYCGADVAKVAFMPCSEEDVLNVLEATLAIRRDFPEVPLIAMSMGVLGQSSRLIGGLYGSDLTFAVGSVESAPGQIPVEKMRVFFDLLYRL, from the coding sequence ATGATGGATCGTCCTATGCCCTGCAATCCCTTGAAAATCAGAAATGCTTTACTAGGTGGACCTGTTCCCCTCATGTGTGTCCCTCTGGTTGGAAGGACAAGAGAAGAGGTCATGGTCGAGGTACAAAATCTCCCGTCTGTAAACCCAGATATCGTAGAGCTTCGGGTCGATGCATGGGAGAGCATAGAAAACGTGGACGATTCCATATTACTCCTTCGGGAGGTCCGTGGTGCTGTGGGGGAGCTTCCGATAATACTGACTTGTCGTGGACACTGGGAAGGAGGAATCAAGGCGGTTTCGGAGAGCGTTAAGGACAGTCTCTACTCCTGGGCGATTTCCGAGAGGGTCGTTGATTTAGTTGACAAGGAATTATCTTACGGCTATGAGAAACTTTCGGAGGTTAAATCCCAGGCGGAGAGTTCCGGGGTAAGACTTATCGTATCCTACCATGATTTTTCCAAGACGCCTTCAGTCTCGTCCATCTATTCTCGATTGGCAGGACAGATCTATTGTGGTGCTGACGTGGCAAAAGTTGCTTTTATGCCTTGCTCCGAAGAGGATGTTCTTAACGTTCTTGAGGCCACTCTGGCAATTCGACGTGATTTTCCTGAAGTGCCTCTTATCGCGATGTCCATGGGAGTTTTGGGACAGAGCAGCCGTTTGATTGGAGGCCTGTACGGATCAGATCTCACCTTTGCTGTTGGGAGCGTCGAATCCGCTCCTGGGCAGATCCCGGTTGAAAAAATGCGTGTTTTTTTTGATCTACTTTATCGTTTGTAA
- a CDS encoding AP endonuclease, with product MARRYSLAQLTVLGWAPPDMIYNAHALGYDCVGIRSISMGVKGEHDYSIDKNKELFDRTRLAMEETGVEINDIELAKIADEVDVRIYEGAFEAAASLGVKNVISSIWSDKRDFYLDQFALLCDLAAQYDITVNLEFVTWASVRTLKEVRDVLNVVKRKNAGIMVDTLHFYRSKVSPSELDDCSHDLFSMVHICDGPAEIPDWDDKESLIHTGRDERYYVGEGAIDIANILRRLPSDIVLAIELPHLQRESQWGAMEHAKRCLVTAKAYMKKEGLF from the coding sequence ATGGCGCGAAGATACTCTCTTGCTCAACTTACCGTTCTTGGATGGGCTCCTCCCGATATGATTTACAATGCTCATGCTCTGGGTTATGACTGCGTAGGCATAAGATCCATCAGTATGGGTGTCAAGGGAGAACACGACTACAGTATAGATAAAAATAAAGAACTGTTTGATCGTACCCGCCTCGCGATGGAAGAGACTGGTGTTGAGATTAACGATATTGAGCTGGCGAAAATAGCCGATGAGGTGGATGTTCGGATTTATGAGGGGGCTTTCGAAGCAGCAGCTAGTCTTGGAGTTAAGAACGTAATAAGCAGTATCTGGAGCGACAAAAGGGACTTCTATCTGGATCAATTTGCCTTGCTATGTGATTTGGCTGCTCAATACGACATCACGGTGAATTTGGAGTTTGTCACGTGGGCATCAGTCCGTACCTTGAAGGAAGTTAGGGATGTATTGAATGTCGTCAAAAGAAAAAATGCTGGAATCATGGTGGATACCCTCCATTTCTATCGTTCTAAGGTCAGTCCATCGGAATTAGACGACTGCTCCCATGATCTCTTCAGTATGGTCCATATTTGTGATGGTCCTGCTGAAATTCCGGACTGGGATGATAAAGAGAGTCTTATACATACAGGAAGGGACGAGCGGTATTACGTAGGAGAGGGGGCTATTGATATAGCCAATATCCTGCGCCGTCTCCCTAGCGATATCGTTTTGGCTATAGAGCTTCCCCATCTGCAGAGGGAGAGCCAATGGGGGGCCATGGAGCACGCCAAGCGTTGTCTCGTGACGGCTAAGGCATATATGAAAAAGGAAGGTCTTTTTTAG